A window of Rosa rugosa chromosome 7, drRosRugo1.1, whole genome shotgun sequence genomic DNA:
TTCGAATGTTTAGTTTACATTGTCAGTTTAATAACATTCATACAATATATCAGATTGTTTTGTAACAGAACATTAATTAATTACTCTCATGAACATTAGAAAGATTCGTTAACTACTATTTTGTCTACATAGGAAAAGGGGGTGACGACTTTCGAGAGTACGAATTGAAGAGAAGCAATGTCATAAGTGATCGATCCCTGTAGTTCTAGTTAAATACATATTATGCTCTAGATGGTTGTAAAAAAGAAGAGTCTCTGTTCTCCATGCCATGATTTTCATTTCCAAATGGCAAGTAGGTTTGTTCAgctgtattttatttttttcatctaCAATCTCTCCGTTTGCGCGCTTGAACAGTTTGCCTACTTTGCCTGGTTTCTCTGGAAAGAGAGAAATGATGTTCACTCTGGGAAGCTGCCGGGTAAGCCTATTAGGGTTATAAATAGTATTGCTGAGAAAGCTTTGAGAATGCATGAAGAGTTCCAAAAGGAAAATTAATGTGGTGGCTAAGCAGAGAATTAATCGATGAGCAGTAAAACGGATCCGAGGTACCCCACCGTGCAGGAGGATATATACTTTCGAAATGATTACTGATGTTGCCATGCATTGATGATATTAGGAGCAGTAGAGGAATTGGCACTGAGGTTCGAAATTTTAAAAGTGAATTAATGGTTCTAGATCTTGGGAGGAAAGGGAAGTCCTCTGGAGACTGAACTGATGAGTATCTGTGATGGCATTAGATTTTCCATTGATGGAAAATTTATGCCTTGTGATTATTGAAACTGACTCTTCCTGAGGCAGTGTTGTGTGCACGATCAATGACAGTAACTTCTGTAGGGCTATTGTTGGGGAATTGAGGAGACATTAAAAACGTTATTAAGCGAGCACACCGGCGTGCATCACTGTTTAGTATCATCCACATGAAGGCAATCGAAGGCAATCAAGTAGTTCATAACTTCATACCATAACACAGTTTTCTCTAGTTGATCCTAATTATGTAGTATGTTATAATTAGAGGAAGATCCGGATTGGCTCATAAATTGTATATCGAATTATGATCTTTATCTTaagaataatatatatatatatatatatatatatatatatatatatatatatatatatatatatatatatataggcctatTCTgaggcggacgtccgcactacCGCAAAAGTGCGGACATTCATGCTTTTGCAGCGATCAGGCACCGACGGCGGTGCGGctcttgccggacggaggccagaGGCATCCCGGACGGTGTCAGCATGAAGATGAAGGCCAAGGAGATCGAGGTCGAAGGTTCTGGGCAATGACCTCACTTGAAACTTCAAGCCCAATCAAGGTCGACTGCAAACTGGTAGCCGGCGAGTCCACGTAAGAAGAAGCTCAAGATCGACGTCTGGCCTCCATCCGGCAAGAGCTGCGCCTCTGTCAGCGTCTAATTGCTGCAGAAGCATGGACATCCGCACTTTTGCGGCACTGCGGACATCCGTTTCTgatcctctctctctatatatatataaatatatatacagagcCCTTTTagtgagggatcctttttttggtcattttaagagaCTGCTCATTAGAcacacttttcaatcacatattcacatctcaatcgttcagtttttaggtatatatgagtagatcatctctgtaaattttcatctaaatcgataatcattaaggcattcataactgcgatttacaattataaacacgaacggttcaggttgtacaaattcggttcgtccattgatttaatctagtttgatactttAACGATCAtaaatttggctaaaaatttacagaaatgatatactcatataatcatatatacataaaaactgaacggtcaagatgccAAAATACGATCGAAAAGTGAATCCCACaagggatcccttaaaatggccaaaaaaaaggGGATTCCTTAGAGagggttctctctctctctctatatatatatatactatccAAAGTGAGGTCTCGCTATGAAATTAAAGTGCacttttagagtttagggtcattTTTCTGTCGCATATcaacatctcgaccgttcaatttttaggtactaatgtatagatcatctatgcaaaatttcagctaaattgatggttgttaaggcattgataattatCTTAAatctagtacggttcaggttggacagattcagtttgtcCATTaatttaagcgagttagatactttaaagataatcaatttggctgaaattttgcatagatgatctatatattattacctaaaaactaaacggtcgagatgtggatattagactgaaaagtgaccctaaactctaacctcacactttaatttcagagcgagacctcactctggataggatctatatgtgtgtgtgtatatatatatattatattttttaaccattttaagggatcccttGTGGGATTCACTTTTCGATCGTATTTTggcatcttgaccgttcagtttttatgtatatatgattatatgagtatatcatttctgtaaattttcagccaaatttatGATCGTTaaagtatcaaactagattaaatcaatggacgaaccgaatttgtccaacctgaaccgttcgtgtttttTAAGGACTCTAAAGCACAATATTTAGTTTACCTTTCTCTTTCATTAGTCTTTTAATAGTAGAGACCAATTAGCTAGCTACCATTCGAAAAACCCTTCGTTCAAGATAAATAGAGACCACGATCCAATTAATGTGCCCTTAGAGTATCTCAATATTCTCTTAACAGCTGCAAATGATTCAGTTGTTGCTTATATAAATTGATGAACAAATCTGGTCTTATAAATGAAAGGTATTGAAAGCACCGTACTCTGTGCGTGTACATACacgggatgaaatctgctgtccccaaaaatactgtgccaaaccagtccccatgcattcattggtccacaaagaataaaatatggaacaaaagattaagaaaatattttcttaatctttatggaccaatgaatgcatggggacaggtTTGGCACAGGGTATTAGGGACAGCAGGTTTGACACATGTATTGAAAGgtattaaaaacaaaattctTTCATAACAATTATTGAGATTTAGTGTAAGACTAAACACCCATGGTTATAAATGTCTTGTCTATCTGGTTAGAAAGTGAGAATAAACGCTAACAAATAACAACGATTTGAGTTCGACAGAAGCAACATAATAATGAAGGAGAATAAAATCACTAAGTACGTAACTAAGGGGAAATTCTACAATTTGTTAACATATGCATACATATAATTACCATTTTTAGGatttaattactcaaatgagctTTTGGCTTGTAAGGAAGCAGTATCTTTTGCGTTGGAGCAGGTTTTACAGCCTATTATTTTTTAGACAGACTGCTTGGTCTTGCAGTAGCAGTTAGCTCATAGAGATGTTCAGAACACATCAATGCTTGGGAGACTTTATGATGATGTCAATGCTGAGTTACAAATCATGACCAGTTCAAGATTGGTTTATACTAGGAGGGAAGCAAATAAAGCTGCACATACTTTGGCAGCTTATGCTGTTGCACAAGAccagaatttctttttttcttctagtcCTTCTTTTATTCAATATGTAATTGATGCTGAAAAGCATGTACTCTGAGTTTGTTTTTGCTTATCAATAAAGTATAACCTcattcaactaaaaaaaaaaacacttttaGGATTTAATTACTCAAATAAGAACCTATTATATTCTAACAAGGACTTTATTTACCTTAATGAAGATTTTTTTTCTAGTTAATTacctactttactttaatgaggACCTTATTAATTTATCTTAATGAGGTCTTTTTTCTAGTTATCACATGAGTTCTTAAAGTGTTAACATGAGTCTTTAAAGTAAATATTACATGACATAAGACATGTATGAGAAATTTTAATGTACTATATATAGCtttaccaaaataaaaaaattgattgTAGAAGGAAGGAAGAGAGGAAGGCCCAGCCCATAATAAATAAGTTTACTTGCTCGCTTCGTGGAAGGCGAGAAGCTTTTCTGTTTCATTGTACATATTTGAATGGAGTTTTGGAAGTAACAACAAATTTCCAAAGGACTTAGCCCGCATAAAGCCATAAACACACagtttctattattttttagGAACATCAACACACAGTTTAGTAGCTTTGAAACTCGTAGAAGAGTCAAACACGCCAAACACAAGCTCCTAGCTTATAATCATTATCTTAGCTACTTCGAAAGGCTGCTTGAATGATAATGACTTGGTACATTCTCTTCAAAGATATCTAGTTTTCTCTTTTGGTCATTTGGAAAAAGTAAAATGGGACTTTTCGTGTTATTTCATCAGTAAAAAAATCCTCATCTAACATTAATTTGGTCATCTCTATAATACTTTTTTGTCTTGTGAAGATTTTATTGGAACTTAGATAAAAATAGGAAGTATGCGAAAACAACTAAACTATGTCTTCCAAACTCAAGTTAGAATAGTTGGTAAGAAATACCAACTGCAAAGTAAAGACTAAAAAGGCTAATCATAATGTTCACGTGTTCAGAAAATATCAATGACTTTTTGGATTGCAAAAGTCACAATGTATGTTGAAAATATGACTGACTTCATGTCTATAGATTGTAGTCTTATATTGAAAGGATTACAAATATAGATTTCTCATAGTATTAGGGATTTTGAATTATTGATTTGatttattggaggaaattaaatTAAGAGATTATAAAGAGCTTTAGTATGTTAAGGAAAAAGGTTATAAAATGTACACACACTCGATATATATAAAGGGTGTGCAGAGGCCAAAGAAGCACCCTAAATTGTTGTATTCAGCTGCAATAAAATCATATTCAGTACAATGAGCAATAAAAAGACCGAtgaaaaaatcaaaactttgtcaagatcaaagaagaaaaatttttcttctaaaaaaaaaagaagaaaaattccTTATTGATAGcttccctattttttttttttttaatagatgaATTCCACCACAACCACACAATGTCAAGAAAGAAGGATAATTGTGAAATATTTCAAGTGTTTTGTAGCACGTACATTTCAAATATTATGTCAATGTTTTTTTCCCCTATATGTTCCAAAAATCAAAGGGGAAATGCAAACCATATGGTGAAGTTCAAGTTTCTGATTCTGTTTGTACGGTATGTTCTTCATGGTGTCATTGTGTCCATGTTTTGCAATTTTTTGAGCAAATATTCATGCATTTTGGATTGTAATAGTAGTTAATACAGAACACCATATATATAGTGAAATATGATGATTTTTGTGTTAACATATTGTAGTCTTATAAGGAAGGATTGCAATAAAAGATTAGATTGTCAATTGAGTTATTTggggaagttttttttttttttttttatcaagaagaacttcattaataatgaattgcttacaacgagttttaaGTGACATCTCTTACACAGAAATGACCACTAAACTTCACATTGGAACTCTATAAGTTAAAGTAGAAATTATAAGCAATTTGCTAGGTGAGGAATTAAGGTTGAGAAAATTTTGTTTCTGCTTTGCAAATTGCAATGAAATTGGTTATCAATTGAGTTATTGGGGAAAGTTAAAgtagaaaatagaaattaaaagtAAAATTTGCTAGGTGAGGAGATAAGGTACGGTTGAGAAAAGTTAGAAATTCAACGCAagaatataaatttaaaaagtTACCACCGGATGAAGTTTTTGTGTGCTACACATTGTAGGAATGTATCGAAGGATTGCAATGTTGGAAATTTTTAGGGTATGAAGTTACCAATTGAGTTATTAGAGAAACAAGGTATAATATTATAAGCAAACTTTGGTCTGAGGAAATAATGTCAACAAACTTTattaatttttactttttattagaaaaaaaattcataaaaaaAGTAGAAAAGTTTTGTAGGCATTTGCTATAACTTTGATAATTGCGTCACCGTTTTACAGAAGAATTGTTACTTTCAACAAACAATATGCTTGTGATAATCATTACAAGAAGAACGAAAAATGGCAAGTACATCCAACTAATATAATCTAcataaattaaataaaagaatGAGTACAACGATGATCATTTGGCCCTTTCGGGCTGTTTAATGAAGTAAGTTCACgaccgaaaaaaaaatgatgatcaTTTGGTGACCATTACAACAAACTAAGAAATCGAAGTATCAGCATTTGGTGCCATATTCCCAATTCCCAAACAACAACTTTAAGTCATTCTCTGAAGGCGCGCGTCAGGTTGAGATCCATGTCCAAAAACATCACCCTTTTACTATTCGACCTCATTAGCATCGGAATCTTCGAGGCACCAGCAACTGCAGCAGCTGCAGGAACTGGAGAACTAGACCCAGCATTCGTCATTCTATGCCTTCTCATATGACCCCCCAACGCTTGCCCCGAACTAAACTCCAGCCCGCATATGGAGCACTCGCGCTTTTGCGTCTTGCCTTTCCCCGATTCGGTCTCACTTTTCGGATCTTGATCGCTACCCATTAACGTTCTCGGCCTCTTGTGGCTTGCTCTGTGACCACCAAGAGCTTGGAAAGACGGGAATTGACGTTTGCAGGTTTTGCACTCGAACACGTGGTTTGGGGAAGATGAGCATTTTTTGAAGTTGGTCTCTAACCTACATGATAGTAGCATAAGAATGTTTGCCATGTCTACACCAACAAGCTCTTCTCTCGTTCTCTTCATGGTTAAGCAGATTGAGAAAAGAGGTAATATGCAGAATGAAGATATACAAGAAATGAAAGCCTTCGAgtgtcttatatatatatatagggatatGGACTGGAGTGGCTATATTGTCTTATTTTATAATAGGGTTTTTGGGTGATCAAATATTCAAATGTTTGAACTCAAGTCCAAAAATTGACTTTGACATATGTTGGATTACACGTGTAAATAATCAAAAGACTATTATAATATCTTACTCTTCTCTCGTCCGGTTTGCTGCCTCGATCAGCACTCGCCTCCAAATTTCATCCTGGCAAGTTATCGCATGCAAGGAAGTTGTACGTTGAGTATTAGCTCAGGATTCAAAGAGTAAGTATtagctattttttttatttatatttttatcttttcttaAAATGAGATTTAAGAAATCCAATCAAAGTTCTCAAAACTTGTTTTCCATGTGCCTTATTGTAAGATTTCAAAGTTCTGACTTCTAAGAATATATTGTTCACACAGGGGAGCAGCTCTGTACCATGGGCCAAAGGGGCCATCGGACCCTATCCAATTGAAAATCACTTAAACCTTTGGAATCTTTGAAAAATTTATACAACAGTGCATGAAAATTTTGCAACAATTAATTTTATTGATCATTATAATGTTGATAGACTGGTTCCGCGACTGTGTTCACATATTGTGAATTGTAATGTCACTAATAATAGCTACTACTATGCATGttaattttattttcagaattcTACCCAATTTGTGATTATAAGTAAGTTGGTTATGATCATGAAAGATAGGTCAGGCATGTGAGCATGTCATGTTGACTTGATTATTTTGATGTGTGCATGGTTTGATGATCGTCATGTGCATGCATGCGTGAAATTTATTAATTTGAAAGATACGTTATTTGTAGCATTCTTCTCCAAGCCTTCTCAGTTAATCCAGGCAGTGATGAATGAAGCGAGGGATGATGGGTGTCTACTTCATAGCTAGCTATCTACTCCTTGCAGTAGTTCTTATATGTTAATTAATACAGTAATTTTGGCTTAACATATATCATACAGTCATACTGCGCTAACTCACCTTATGGCTTATGCTTTTAGATGATTGGGAAAGTTTATATCTGGCGATAGAAGGGATATCGCAGTTGGGAAATTATATGTGCTAATTTGGATATCGAACAATGCGACTATGCGAGTGTTTCTGCCAAAAATATCAGCCGTACGTCTCTATGTTGGGTGTTCGGTTTCCTTCCTTCTCTTTGGATTACTCGATCCTGGTGGTTTTTGCTGGGAGACTATTGGATTCTTTCTCCTGCAGCCATAAGTTTTCTGGTAGTGCTTGGCAGAGAActtcggaaaattgtttgttcgGCAGCTTTGGTGTTTGCTCTGCCAAGTAATTTCCTCACTGGTTTTCCTTTGTTCTGGGTCATGGTGGCGGGTATTTTGTTGTTGCTAATGGAGTGGGTTCTGATCGATGTGTTTTCGGTGCGGACTAGGTGATAGTGGGGCCTTTTTCTGTTGGGTCTTGAACTCTTGATCCATGTGTCCGCATAATGGGGTTATTTAATCTTTGAATTAAAGAATTCATACTAATTGTATGACCTTATTTCATAGATAAGAATAGTACGTATAAACTCAACTTTGATGGTTTTGTGCGACATATATAACAAACAAGGTGCTGTAGGTTTTATTATCCGGAATGATTAAGGTATTCCTATCCTAGCCTCTTGTAAGAGACTAGGTCATTCTAATGTCCTCGTAGCTGAAGCTATGGCTCTCGATCAGAGCAGGTCTACAGGCTGCTGTTCTTCATGGTATGTCAAAAATTAAAGTTGAAGGCGATTCAAAGACCTTGATCGACTGTGTTAACAATAAGATCAAGTTCCTTGGAAGATTCATATGCTAGTTTTTGATATCAAAATGTTGGTTTCTCATTTCTCGGACATTGAATTCAAGCACGTTTGGCGTGAGGCGAACTTTGTTGCAGATGGTCTTGCATATTTAGGTCACGACACAGACATAGCCAGCTGGCATCATGGCCTTCCTCTTTTTGTCCTTCATGCTTTTAATTTTGACTTTCATGGTTTAGGTTGTTTTAGGGGTTCTTCGCTGTAATTTTCTTTGCTTAtcgaaaaaaaaatagtacGTACAATAAGCGATTATTCTGTTTAGACAATATCAGCATAGAGTAGTCTATGCTAACAAATTCTCCTCGTCTTGTAGGCAATCTATTCTATCTGACTCTAAACTCCTAGCACGCAAATGTGATACGTTTAAACCAAGTATTTCTACAAAGACTCCTAGAAGAGCTTCTACTAGCATAGACTAGACAAACCCGAACGAGCTAAATGTGGTTTGTCATCACTTAACCACCAACTAGAAAAACACAAACATAAAAAATGCCTCGACCGGTATTATATCCTTCGTGGATGATCTATTAAATGGaataatgattaaaaaaaattaaaatgtcaaTCCAAACCCCTCACAAGCTAGTGTCCGGTATATCTGGCTAATGATGAGATTTCATGAAAATAAGAGTAATATTGGGTAAACCATCTTTTTACATCTCACATAAATTTTACTTTTAGGTGGGAGTTCAAATGGCATGCATAGCCGTGCACATTATTTAATGAAACATTTGATAAGTTAATTTCTTGCCACATAATAAAAGTGAGATCGATCTAGATGAAATACGAAAAAGTGGTTTACATAGCTTTATTATGAAAAAAGAGACATTATAAAGTAGTTAAATTAAGTTGTTTTATATGTTTTTAATTCTAGATCTAATAAcccctaaaaaaaatattaaaaaaagatcTAGATCTAATAGTGAACTTTGGAAGAAGGCTAATTAGTAATTATTAATTAAGAAGGTTTTAGGTGTTCTGTATATACGATCCTGATcacatggtcagttgctgagCATGTGATCAGGACTGTCTGTATATATTTGAATGGACCTCTCATCAAGAAGAGTCAAACACAAACTGCTACACATGGCTTAAAGGATAATGACGGGTCACCTACTGTGTTAATTAATATAACTGTAATTAGCAGGGTCATGCACTCATGCACTCACGCAGAACAATAATTTACAGAATAATAATGTCGGCAACACGTTTGCCGTGCATCCTTTTGGCAAACTGAAGCTTTTTCTGTATGTAGATCTTTGTGgtaattaaagaaagaaatgataagtttattaatttaattcaatgacaaatttacaataaataaataaaagaatgaatACAACGATGATCAGTTAATTGGTTAAAGCAGACTAAAGGCGTCATTCTCTAAAGGCATTATCTAAGAAATCAAAGTATCAATTTTTGGTGGCATATTCCCAAACAGCAACTTCAAGTCATTCTCTAAAGGCGTCAAGTTCAGGTCCATGTCCAAACACATCACCCTCTTACTATTCGACCTCAACAGCACTGGAATCTTCGAAGCAACAGCAGAAGGAACTGAAGAATAAAATCGGGCGTTCATCTTTCTGTGCCTTCTCATATGACCCCCCAAAGCTTGTCCCGAACTAAACTCCAACCCACATACAGAGCACTCGTGTTTTTTTGGCTTGCCTTGCACCAATTTGGTCTCACTTTTTGGGTCTTGATCGCAGCTTGTTAACGTTCTTGGCTTCCTGTGGCTTGCTCTGTGGCCACCAAGAGCTTGGAACGATGGGAATTGGCGGTTGCAGGTTTTGCACTCGAACACATAGTTTGAGGAAGATGAACATCTTTTGAACTTGGTTTCTAACCTACACGATAGTAGCATAAGAACTTTTTCCATGTTTACACCAACAACCTCTTCTCTAGTTCTCTTCATGGCTATATAAGCAGATTAAGCAAAGAAATATTTTGCAGAATGGAGATATACAAAAAATGAAAGGCTTGAAGTGTCTTATATAGAGGGTTTTTGACTAAGGTGGCTGTATTATATGTCCACGAAAGTGGTTTTTGGGTGATGAAAGGTTTGACCTTAAGTCCACGAGATGACTTGGTCATATGGATTACACGTGCAAATAATCAACAGACTACTACACAGGCTTTCCCATCTCTCGTCCAGATTGCTAGCTGCCTCGATTAGCAGCCGTAACTTTCATCCAGGCACAATTCATAATCGCATGCAAGGACCCGACCTTCAAGTTGTTGAATATTAGCTCAGGATTATATTTTAGAGCAAGTACTAATTACctcctttttttatattttatcttTTCATTCCTTTATAACTTGTACGTTTTCCATGTGCGTTTTGCTACATTTCTAAGTTCTATGTTTCACGCCTTTTGAACTGTAATATGTCATGTCACTTACGGTCCAATACCATCCATGTTTACTTACTTATGGAAAAATATAGGTTTTtcgcaccaacagtgtctggagactttggtaactgacaatatgatacccgaacttataaagttattaaaggaatacccagactcaatttttccTATCAACGATGTATCTACGTCAATTTTCCGTAACGGCGCCGTCAATCTTGACCACGTGAGTCGCGAAGTGAGGGCAAAAATGACTTTTCCACTCCATAAAACtctaaatgaataaatttaaaatttaaaatttaaaatacaaatagaataaattattatattaaaaataaaagctgaataaatttttatttttactttgttCAATTAACCAAAATCCCAATCTGCCAATCCAatacattctcaaaaaaaaaaaaaaaaaaacaacaacaacaacaaaagaatcCCAATTCAATTGGATATTATCCCCATTAAAACTAATCTGATCATGAAATTCAAAGAAACCTATTCATTAtgatcttcttcatcttttagAATTTGGATTTGAATTCTTCAGGAATATACCAAAGCTAATTCAAAtttcatttggatttggatacCCACTAAACAATGCTAACTGGTAATCTCTCTCCTCCCAAAACTCCATCTCCAAATCCAGCTTGCTTTCATCGCTGTAGTTAAAAGGAGCAATATTTCTCACACAACCTTCTGAGTGGTCTTCTAGTTTCCAATCTTCAGCAACTTTCGGTTCAAATCCTTACAAGCAACCGCAAAGATACAAATCATGTGTGTTACTGCAGGTATTAAAAGCACCACATGAAGCATAAACATCACATTTTTCATTTGGTTGCATCCATATCAAAGACCACTGGGTGAATCCCCTTCTAGCATACAACTTGAATTGACCACTGGAAACTAGTATACCTTTCCTCCACCACCACTCCCACCTCAGTGACAACAACCAGTTTGAACATAGCAattcttcatgttcatcttcttaaacccagcaaaaaggcgaaaagaacaaaaagaaaagaaatcccaGCAAAATCTTGACACCCATTTTGGAAGAGAAATGGAAGATCTGGGAACTACCAAGAACCAAATAGACTGAGAAATTGACGATGTAGTACTGTGGAGGAGACAGTGAGGTAGGCTTTCGAGAGAAGAGAGATTGGTGATGGGATTGAGCTTCAATTTGGAAGAAACCCATTTGAAAGAAACTCATTCGCGCCATTATTAATCACAATTTGAACTAACATCTCAataggagatggagatggaagaACTACTCGATGTGGGAATTGCAAGATGTTGAATTTGATGGGAGATGAAATCAAAAAGTGCTCGGCAAAGTACAATAATGGATAATTGGATTTGATCTGTTTCAAGGAAGAGGATGATGAATAGgagaaagaaaatttaacaaattgagtattctaaaaaaaacaaaaaattaaggaCAAATGAGTCTTTTTTGCCTCATTTAATCAGTCACGTGCTTCGCACGTGGTCAAATTGACGGCGACGTTATGAAAAATTGACATAGGTACAACGTTGATAGGAAAAATTGAGTCTAGgtattactttgataactttATAAGTTCGGatatcatattgtcagtcactCAAGTCtgcagacactgttggtgcaaaaaacccgAAAAAAATAGGTCAGGCAAATCTTGTTAACGCACTTTGTTTTTTATGTTTAATCCCCACCCACTCTCTCTTGCTTTTAATCATGCACATCCTTAAAGTTCACCGATAATCATGTTCACGTACTTGGTTATTTTCATGACCACAATTTAGCACATATCATGCCCAAAATTTAAGTTTAGTTTAATTAAAGACAGTGGCGCTTGTATGTTTTGATTTATATGTTTAGTCATATTGCAATTTTGGCCTTCTTGCCTtgaataagttttttttttttttttttttaatagggttgattttattaataatcaatCCATAATagacaggccagagtctaacagaacttacataagaattccgggacaaaccggataacctatctaagccacaaCTAAACTCATTAATATCTAAAGGGACGTTCGCTGAACAACAAGCCTAATAAAAGTAAGAGTAATCTCGCTCTCTAAGGAAaaaatattcatctagtctaatctgccaagcacgcaattgtggtacaaacatcaactagaaacgtcttagaaAAAGCTTATAGAATTTACCCCTGCTTCAAAGACTCGAGTCCAGAATGTCTTGTTTTGTTGCAACCCTAAGCATGTACCTTCTCCTCCCTCGTGGGGTCGTAGTTAGTACCTGCCTCAGGCTCTTCAGCATCCAACAGTCTCGGC
This region includes:
- the LOC133722831 gene encoding zinc finger protein ZAT1-like, with product MKRTREEVVGVNMEKVLMLLSCRLETKFKRCSSSSNYVFECKTCNRQFPSFQALGGHRASHRKPRTLTSCDQDPKSETKLVQGKPKKHECSVCGLEFSSGQALGGHMRRHRKMNARFYSSVPSAVASKIPVLLRSNSKRVMCLDMDLNLTPLENDLKLLFGNMPPKIDTLISRTREELVGVDMANILMLLSCRLETNFKKCSSSPNHVFECKTCKRQFPSFQALGGHRASHKRPRTLMGSDQDPKSETESGKGKTQKRECSICGLEFSSGQALGGHMRRHRMTNAGSSSPVPAAAAVAGASKIPMLMRSNSKRVMFLDMDLNLTRAFRE